A window of Mixophyes fleayi isolate aMixFle1 chromosome 10, aMixFle1.hap1, whole genome shotgun sequence contains these coding sequences:
- the RNF141 gene encoding RING finger protein 141: MGQQFSGQTMMNKLPEKVVKHVTLVRESGFLTYEEFLGRVAELNDVTAKLASGQDKHLLFEVEPGSDSSALWKVIVRVLCTKINKTSGIVEVSRIMNLYQFIQLYKDITSHASGVFAQSCAAAEGNAEGLSSLSSCNASILMGRVKQLTDEEECCICMDGRADVILPCAHSFCQKCIDKWSDRNRNCPICRLQVTGVNDSWVVSDAPTQDDVASYILNLADEVGQPNDTLF, encoded by the exons ATGGGGCAACAATTCTCCGGCCAGACAATGATGAATAAACTTCCTGAGAAAGTGGTAAAACATGTGACCCTTGTGCGAGAGAGCGGCTTCCTGACGTACGAGGAGTTCCTAGGGCGAGTGGCTGAACTCAACGACGT AACAGCTAAACTGGCCTCGGGACAGGACAAGCATCTCCTGTTTGAAGTAGAGCCAGGATCAGACTCCTCCGCTCTGTGGAAAGTGATTGTGCGGGTTCTGTGTACAAAG ATTAATAAAACAAGCGGCATTGTGGAAgtatcgagaatcatgaatctctACCAGTTCATCCAGCTTTACAAAGACATCACCAGCCACGCGAGCGGCGTGTTCGCCCAGAGCTGCGCAGCCGCTGAGGGGAACGCCGAGGGCTTGTCGTCCTTGTCTTCCTGCAATGCCAGCATCTTAATGGGGAG GGTCAAGCAGCTGACGGACGAGGAAGAGTGTTGTATCTGTATGGACGGACGAGCCGATGTCATCCTGCCCTGCGCCCACAGCTTCTGCCAGAAGTGTATTGACAAATG GAGCGATCGTAATCGAAACTGCCCCATCTGCCGCTTGCAGGTGACCGGGGTGAACGACTCCTGGGTGGTGTCCGATGCCCCCACCCAGGACGATGTGGCGAGTTACATTCTGAATTTGGCTGATGAGGTTGGGCAGCCCAATGATACTCTATTCTGA
- the AMPD3 gene encoding AMP deaminase 3 isoform X1, whose product MTAPASLVEMPRTFPRLSISEVDEQVRLLAEKVFAKVLREEDNKDGFSLFTVPEDCPIGQKEAKERELEKEIAEQKSAETVKRKKSFKIIRSQSLSLQMPPLDWKAPPSITPIPSPVSPDQPPIPILRGPGQVVQVPYDVPEFQRVTISGDYCAGVTVDDYEQAAIGLAKALLIREKYARLAYHRFPRTTARYLCTMNDESWKSDDEVYPDFYPSPGVDEDPYNLENVPPNLCYIVRMRGGIPFVYDNEEMAESNEPRSLPYPDLETYTLDLSHILALTADGPTKTYCHRRLNFLGSKFNLHEMLNELYELKELKGVPHRDFYNVRKVDTHIHAAACMNQKHLLRFIKHTYRTEPDRVVTEKNGKKMTLKELFDSLHMDPYDLTVDSLDVHAGRQTFHRFDKFNAKYNPVGASELRDLYLKSDNDLEGEYFARIIKEVARELEESKYQFTEPRFSIYGRSPKEWDIMAKWFINHKLYSPNMRWMIQVPRIFDIFASKKILPNFGKMLENIFLPLFEATINPSDHKELYLFLNYVTGFDSVDDESKHNDHMFSNKSPTPDQWNFEQNPPYSYYLYYMYANIMILNNLRKERGMSTFLFRPHCGEAGSITHLVSAFMTADNISHGLNLKKSPVLQYLYYLAQIPIAMSPLSNNSLFLEYSKNPLREFLHKGLVVSLSTDDPMQFHYTKEALMEEYAIAAQVWKLTTCDLCEIARNSVLQSGLSDKEKKHFLGADYKKEGPEGNNISRTNVAQIRMAFRYETLCNELSFLTDAMNSTVVPLAQS is encoded by the exons TAGAGATGCCGCGTACCTTCCCCCGCCTCAGTATTTCAGAGGTGGATGAACAGGTCCGACTTCTGGCCGAGAAAGTTTTTGCCAAAGTACTTAGAGAAGAGGACAACAAAGATGGATTCTCGCTGTTCACCGTCCCGGAGGATTGCCCTATCGGACAGAAGGAGGCGAAAGAAAGGGAACTGGAGAAAGAGATCGCGGAACAGAAATCTGCGGAAACCGTGAAAAG GAAGAAAAGTTTCAAGATCATTCGTTCCCAATCATTGTCGCTCCAAATGCCTCCTCTTGACTGGAAGGCCCCACCATCCATCACGCCAATTCCATCTCCGGTATCTCCTGACCAACCACCCATTCCCATCCTACGGGGCCCCGGTCAAGTGGTCCAAGTGCCATACGACGTCCCAGAATTTCAGAGAGTAACCATTAGCGGTGATTACTGTGCTGGG GTCACAGTTGATGACTACGAACAGGCTGCAATTGGACTTGCCAAGGCCCTATTGATAAGGGAGAAATACGCCAGACTGGCGTATCACCGGTTCCCCAGAACTACCGCTCGGTATTTGTGCACGATGAACGATGAAAGCTGGAAGTCGGATGATGAGGTCTATCCAG acTTTTACCCTTCCCCAGGGGTGGACGAGGACCCTTATAATTTAGAAAACGTTCCCCCAAACCTGTGTTATATAGTGAGAATGAGGGGCGGGATCCCCTTTGTTTATGACAATGAAGAGATGGCTGAATCCAACGAGCCGCGGAGTTTACCGTACCCAGACCTTGAAACCTACACTTTAGACCTGAGTCACATCCTGGCGCTCACCGCCGACGGACCAAC CAAAACCTATTGTCACCGCAGACTTAACTTCCTGGGATCCAAGTTTAATCTTCATGAGATGCTGAACGAACTATATGAGCTTAAAGAACTGAAAGGGGTTCCACACCGGGACTTCTATAACGTCAGGAAG GTGGACACTCACATCCACGCTGCAGCCTGTATGAACCAGAAGCACTTGCTCCGATTCATTAAACATACGTACCGCACAGAGCCGGACAGGGTGGTGACTGAGAAGAATGGGAAAAAGATGACACTTAAGGAACTATTTGACAGTCTTCACATGGACCCGTATGACCTGACCGTAGACTCTCTCGATGTCCATGCG GGGCGTCAAACTTTCCATCGTTTTGATAAGTTCAATGCCAAGTACAACCCAGTGGGAGCGAGCGAGCTCAGAGATCTGTACCTGAAGTCTGACAATGACCTGGAAGGGGAGTATTTTGCTCGTATCATCAAG GAAGTGGCTCGAGAGCTGGAGGAGAGCAAGTACCAGTTTACAGAGCCTCGGTTTTCAATCTACGGACGGTCCCCCAAAGAATGGGACATCATGGCCAAGTGGTTCATCAACCACAAGCTGTACTCACCCAACATGCGCTGGATGATCCAAGTTCCTCGGATCTT TGATATTTTTGCATCAAAGAAGATCCTTCCAAATTTTGGCaaaatgttagaaaatatttTCTTACCGTTGTTCGAAGCGACGATTAACCCCTCGGATCACAAGGAACTGTATCTTTTTCTAAACTAC GTTACAGGGTTTGACAGCGTCGACGATGAATCGAAGCACAATGACCACATGTTCTCTAACAAGAGCCCAACCCCCGACCAGTGGAACTTTGAGCAGAATCCTCCATACAGCTATTATCTATATTATATGTACGCCAACATCATGATCCTCAACAACCTGCGCAA agagagggggatgagcaCGTTCCTGTTTCGGCCGCACTGCGGTGAAGCCGGTTCCATCACTCACCTGGTGTCTGCTTTCATGACAGCGGACAACATTTCTCACGGATTAAATCTCAAGAAG AGCCCAGTGCTACAGTACCTCTATTACCTGGCGCAAATCCCCATTGCCATGTCCCCACTCAGCAACAATAGCTTGTTCCTCGAGTATTCTAAGAACCCTCTGCGTGAATTCTTACATAAAGGCCTTGTAGTGTCCCTGTCAACGGATGACCCCATGCAGTTTCACTACACCAAG GAAGCACTAATGGAAGAGTACGCCATCGCTGCGCAGGTCTGGAAACTGACCACCTGTGACCTGTGTGAGATTGCGAGAAACAGCGTTCTGCAGAGCGGGCTCTCGGACAAG GAAAAGAAGCATTTTCTGGGGGCTGATTACAAGAAAGAGGGTCCAGAAGGGAACAACATCAGCAGAACCAACGTGGCACAGATCCGAATGGCTTTCAGATATGAAACGTTATGTAATGAGCTCAGCTTCCTAACGGACGCCATGAATTCCACCGTCGTTCCTCTGGCTCAGTCTTAA
- the AMPD3 gene encoding AMP deaminase 3 isoform X2 has product MPRTFPRLSISEVDEQVRLLAEKVFAKVLREEDNKDGFSLFTVPEDCPIGQKEAKERELEKEIAEQKSAETVKRKKSFKIIRSQSLSLQMPPLDWKAPPSITPIPSPVSPDQPPIPILRGPGQVVQVPYDVPEFQRVTISGDYCAGVTVDDYEQAAIGLAKALLIREKYARLAYHRFPRTTARYLCTMNDESWKSDDEVYPDFYPSPGVDEDPYNLENVPPNLCYIVRMRGGIPFVYDNEEMAESNEPRSLPYPDLETYTLDLSHILALTADGPTKTYCHRRLNFLGSKFNLHEMLNELYELKELKGVPHRDFYNVRKVDTHIHAAACMNQKHLLRFIKHTYRTEPDRVVTEKNGKKMTLKELFDSLHMDPYDLTVDSLDVHAGRQTFHRFDKFNAKYNPVGASELRDLYLKSDNDLEGEYFARIIKEVARELEESKYQFTEPRFSIYGRSPKEWDIMAKWFINHKLYSPNMRWMIQVPRIFDIFASKKILPNFGKMLENIFLPLFEATINPSDHKELYLFLNYVTGFDSVDDESKHNDHMFSNKSPTPDQWNFEQNPPYSYYLYYMYANIMILNNLRKERGMSTFLFRPHCGEAGSITHLVSAFMTADNISHGLNLKKSPVLQYLYYLAQIPIAMSPLSNNSLFLEYSKNPLREFLHKGLVVSLSTDDPMQFHYTKEALMEEYAIAAQVWKLTTCDLCEIARNSVLQSGLSDKEKKHFLGADYKKEGPEGNNISRTNVAQIRMAFRYETLCNELSFLTDAMNSTVVPLAQS; this is encoded by the exons ATGCCGCGTACCTTCCCCCGCCTCAGTATTTCAGAGGTGGATGAACAGGTCCGACTTCTGGCCGAGAAAGTTTTTGCCAAAGTACTTAGAGAAGAGGACAACAAAGATGGATTCTCGCTGTTCACCGTCCCGGAGGATTGCCCTATCGGACAGAAGGAGGCGAAAGAAAGGGAACTGGAGAAAGAGATCGCGGAACAGAAATCTGCGGAAACCGTGAAAAG GAAGAAAAGTTTCAAGATCATTCGTTCCCAATCATTGTCGCTCCAAATGCCTCCTCTTGACTGGAAGGCCCCACCATCCATCACGCCAATTCCATCTCCGGTATCTCCTGACCAACCACCCATTCCCATCCTACGGGGCCCCGGTCAAGTGGTCCAAGTGCCATACGACGTCCCAGAATTTCAGAGAGTAACCATTAGCGGTGATTACTGTGCTGGG GTCACAGTTGATGACTACGAACAGGCTGCAATTGGACTTGCCAAGGCCCTATTGATAAGGGAGAAATACGCCAGACTGGCGTATCACCGGTTCCCCAGAACTACCGCTCGGTATTTGTGCACGATGAACGATGAAAGCTGGAAGTCGGATGATGAGGTCTATCCAG acTTTTACCCTTCCCCAGGGGTGGACGAGGACCCTTATAATTTAGAAAACGTTCCCCCAAACCTGTGTTATATAGTGAGAATGAGGGGCGGGATCCCCTTTGTTTATGACAATGAAGAGATGGCTGAATCCAACGAGCCGCGGAGTTTACCGTACCCAGACCTTGAAACCTACACTTTAGACCTGAGTCACATCCTGGCGCTCACCGCCGACGGACCAAC CAAAACCTATTGTCACCGCAGACTTAACTTCCTGGGATCCAAGTTTAATCTTCATGAGATGCTGAACGAACTATATGAGCTTAAAGAACTGAAAGGGGTTCCACACCGGGACTTCTATAACGTCAGGAAG GTGGACACTCACATCCACGCTGCAGCCTGTATGAACCAGAAGCACTTGCTCCGATTCATTAAACATACGTACCGCACAGAGCCGGACAGGGTGGTGACTGAGAAGAATGGGAAAAAGATGACACTTAAGGAACTATTTGACAGTCTTCACATGGACCCGTATGACCTGACCGTAGACTCTCTCGATGTCCATGCG GGGCGTCAAACTTTCCATCGTTTTGATAAGTTCAATGCCAAGTACAACCCAGTGGGAGCGAGCGAGCTCAGAGATCTGTACCTGAAGTCTGACAATGACCTGGAAGGGGAGTATTTTGCTCGTATCATCAAG GAAGTGGCTCGAGAGCTGGAGGAGAGCAAGTACCAGTTTACAGAGCCTCGGTTTTCAATCTACGGACGGTCCCCCAAAGAATGGGACATCATGGCCAAGTGGTTCATCAACCACAAGCTGTACTCACCCAACATGCGCTGGATGATCCAAGTTCCTCGGATCTT TGATATTTTTGCATCAAAGAAGATCCTTCCAAATTTTGGCaaaatgttagaaaatatttTCTTACCGTTGTTCGAAGCGACGATTAACCCCTCGGATCACAAGGAACTGTATCTTTTTCTAAACTAC GTTACAGGGTTTGACAGCGTCGACGATGAATCGAAGCACAATGACCACATGTTCTCTAACAAGAGCCCAACCCCCGACCAGTGGAACTTTGAGCAGAATCCTCCATACAGCTATTATCTATATTATATGTACGCCAACATCATGATCCTCAACAACCTGCGCAA agagagggggatgagcaCGTTCCTGTTTCGGCCGCACTGCGGTGAAGCCGGTTCCATCACTCACCTGGTGTCTGCTTTCATGACAGCGGACAACATTTCTCACGGATTAAATCTCAAGAAG AGCCCAGTGCTACAGTACCTCTATTACCTGGCGCAAATCCCCATTGCCATGTCCCCACTCAGCAACAATAGCTTGTTCCTCGAGTATTCTAAGAACCCTCTGCGTGAATTCTTACATAAAGGCCTTGTAGTGTCCCTGTCAACGGATGACCCCATGCAGTTTCACTACACCAAG GAAGCACTAATGGAAGAGTACGCCATCGCTGCGCAGGTCTGGAAACTGACCACCTGTGACCTGTGTGAGATTGCGAGAAACAGCGTTCTGCAGAGCGGGCTCTCGGACAAG GAAAAGAAGCATTTTCTGGGGGCTGATTACAAGAAAGAGGGTCCAGAAGGGAACAACATCAGCAGAACCAACGTGGCACAGATCCGAATGGCTTTCAGATATGAAACGTTATGTAATGAGCTCAGCTTCCTAACGGACGCCATGAATTCCACCGTCGTTCCTCTGGCTCAGTCTTAA